In Equus caballus isolate H_3958 breed thoroughbred chromosome 7, TB-T2T, whole genome shotgun sequence, one DNA window encodes the following:
- the NECTIN1 gene encoding nectin-1 isoform X2, with amino-acid sequence MARMGLAGAAGRWWGLALGLTAFFLPGAHTQVVQVNDSMYGFIGTDVVLHCSFANLLPGVKITQVTWQKATNGSKQNVALYNPAMGVSVLAPYRERVEFLRPSFTDGTIRLSRLELEDEGVYICEFATFPAGNRESQLNLTVMAKPTNWIEGTQAVLRAKKGQDDKVLVATCTSANGKPPSVVSWETRLKGEAEYQEIRNPNGTVTVISRYRLVPSREAHQQSLACIVNYHMDRFRESLTLNVQYEPEVTIKGFDGNWYLQRMDVKLTCKADANPPATEYRWTTLNGSLPKGVEAHNRTLFFKGPINYSLAGTYICEATNAIGTRSGQVEVNITEFPYTPSPPEHGRRAGSVPTAIIGGVAGSVLLVLIVVGGIVVALRRRRHTFKGDYSTKKHVYGNGYSKAGIPQHHPPMAQNLQYPDDSDDEKKAGPLGGSSYEEEEEEDGGGGGERKVGGPHPKYDEDAKRPYFTVDEAEARQDGYGDRTLGYQYDPEQLDLAENMVSQNDGSFISKKEWYV; translated from the exons GCGCCCACACCCAGGTGGTCCAGGTGAACGACTCCATGTATGGTTTCATTGGCACGGATGTGGTGCTGCACTGCAGCTTCGCCAACCTGCTGCCCGGCGTGAAGATCACCCAGGTCACATGGCAGAAGGCCACCAATGGCTCCAAGCAGAACGTGGCCCTCTACAACCCAGCCATGGGCGTCTCCGTGCTGGCTCCCTACCGCGAGCGCGTGGAGTTCCTGCGGCCCTCCTTCACGGACGGCACCATCCGCCTCTCCCGCCTAGAGCTAGAGGATGAGGGAGTCTACATCTGCGAGTTCGCCACCTTCCCTGCCGGCAATCGAGAGAGCCAGCTCAACCTCACCGTCATGG CCAAACCCACCAACTGGATAGAGGGCACCCAAGCAGTGCTTCGAGCCAAGAAGGGGCAGGATGACAAGGTCCTGGTGGCCACCTGCACCTCGGCCAATGGGAAGCCTCCCAGTGTGGTATCCTGGGAAACTCGGCTGAAGGGCGAGGCAGAGTACCAGGAGATCCGGAACCCCAACGGCACGGTGACCGTCATCAGCCGCTACCGCCTGGTGCCCAGCCGGGAAGCCCACCAGCAGTCCCTGGCCTGCATCGTCAACTACCACATGGACCGCTTCCGGGAAAGCCTCACCCTCAACGTGCAGT ATGAGCCCGAGGTGACCATCAAGGGATTTGATGGGAACTGGTACCTGCAGCGGATGGATGTAAAGCTCACATGCAAAGCTGATGCTAACCCCCCAGCCACCGAGTACCGCTGGACCAC GCTGAACGGCTCTCTCCCCAAGGGCGTGGAGGCCCACAACAGAACCCTCTTCTTCAAGGGACCTATCAACTATAGCCTGGCAGGGACCTACATCTGTGAGGCCACCAACGCCATCGGCACCCGCTCGGGCCAGGTGGAGGTCAACATCACAG AATTTCCCTACACCCCGTCTCCTCCCGAACACGGGCGGCGCGCCGGGTCGGTACCCACGGCCATCATTGGGGGCGTGGCGGGGAGCGTCCTGCTGGTGCTGATCGTGGTTGGCGGGATCGTGGTGGCCCTGCGCCGGCGCCGGCACACCTTCAAGGGCGACTACAGCACCAAGAAGCACGTGTATGGCAATGGCTACAGCAAGGCGGGCATCCCGCAGCACCACCCGCCCATGGCCCAGAACCTACAGTACCCGGACGACTCGGACGACGAGAAGAAGGCCGGCCCACTGGGCGGGAGCAGCtacgaggaggaagaggaggaggacggCGGTGGAGGGGGTGAGCGCAAGGTGGGCGGCCCCCACCCCAAATACGACGAGGACGCCAAGCGGCCCTACTTCACGGTGGATGAGGCAGAGGCCCGTCAGGACGGCTACGGGGACCGGACTCTGGGCTACCAGTACGACCCGGAGCAGCTGGACTTGGCCGAGAACATGGTTTCTCAGAACGACGGGTCTTTCATTTCCAAGAAAGAGTGGTACGTGTAG
- the NECTIN1 gene encoding nectin-1 isoform X1 — translation MPSCPPKTPTQKPSHTQGLFLPHPSSSSLWTRNAKEGRETWILSLAFQFLSSIASSAHTQVVQVNDSMYGFIGTDVVLHCSFANLLPGVKITQVTWQKATNGSKQNVALYNPAMGVSVLAPYRERVEFLRPSFTDGTIRLSRLELEDEGVYICEFATFPAGNRESQLNLTVMAKPTNWIEGTQAVLRAKKGQDDKVLVATCTSANGKPPSVVSWETRLKGEAEYQEIRNPNGTVTVISRYRLVPSREAHQQSLACIVNYHMDRFRESLTLNVQYEPEVTIKGFDGNWYLQRMDVKLTCKADANPPATEYRWTTLNGSLPKGVEAHNRTLFFKGPINYSLAGTYICEATNAIGTRSGQVEVNITEFPYTPSPPEHGRRAGSVPTAIIGGVAGSVLLVLIVVGGIVVALRRRRHTFKGDYSTKKHVYGNGYSKAGIPQHHPPMAQNLQYPDDSDDEKKAGPLGGSSYEEEEEEDGGGGGERKVGGPHPKYDEDAKRPYFTVDEAEARQDGYGDRTLGYQYDPEQLDLAENMVSQNDGSFISKKEWYV, via the exons GCGCCCACACCCAGGTGGTCCAGGTGAACGACTCCATGTATGGTTTCATTGGCACGGATGTGGTGCTGCACTGCAGCTTCGCCAACCTGCTGCCCGGCGTGAAGATCACCCAGGTCACATGGCAGAAGGCCACCAATGGCTCCAAGCAGAACGTGGCCCTCTACAACCCAGCCATGGGCGTCTCCGTGCTGGCTCCCTACCGCGAGCGCGTGGAGTTCCTGCGGCCCTCCTTCACGGACGGCACCATCCGCCTCTCCCGCCTAGAGCTAGAGGATGAGGGAGTCTACATCTGCGAGTTCGCCACCTTCCCTGCCGGCAATCGAGAGAGCCAGCTCAACCTCACCGTCATGG CCAAACCCACCAACTGGATAGAGGGCACCCAAGCAGTGCTTCGAGCCAAGAAGGGGCAGGATGACAAGGTCCTGGTGGCCACCTGCACCTCGGCCAATGGGAAGCCTCCCAGTGTGGTATCCTGGGAAACTCGGCTGAAGGGCGAGGCAGAGTACCAGGAGATCCGGAACCCCAACGGCACGGTGACCGTCATCAGCCGCTACCGCCTGGTGCCCAGCCGGGAAGCCCACCAGCAGTCCCTGGCCTGCATCGTCAACTACCACATGGACCGCTTCCGGGAAAGCCTCACCCTCAACGTGCAGT ATGAGCCCGAGGTGACCATCAAGGGATTTGATGGGAACTGGTACCTGCAGCGGATGGATGTAAAGCTCACATGCAAAGCTGATGCTAACCCCCCAGCCACCGAGTACCGCTGGACCAC GCTGAACGGCTCTCTCCCCAAGGGCGTGGAGGCCCACAACAGAACCCTCTTCTTCAAGGGACCTATCAACTATAGCCTGGCAGGGACCTACATCTGTGAGGCCACCAACGCCATCGGCACCCGCTCGGGCCAGGTGGAGGTCAACATCACAG AATTTCCCTACACCCCGTCTCCTCCCGAACACGGGCGGCGCGCCGGGTCGGTACCCACGGCCATCATTGGGGGCGTGGCGGGGAGCGTCCTGCTGGTGCTGATCGTGGTTGGCGGGATCGTGGTGGCCCTGCGCCGGCGCCGGCACACCTTCAAGGGCGACTACAGCACCAAGAAGCACGTGTATGGCAATGGCTACAGCAAGGCGGGCATCCCGCAGCACCACCCGCCCATGGCCCAGAACCTACAGTACCCGGACGACTCGGACGACGAGAAGAAGGCCGGCCCACTGGGCGGGAGCAGCtacgaggaggaagaggaggaggacggCGGTGGAGGGGGTGAGCGCAAGGTGGGCGGCCCCCACCCCAAATACGACGAGGACGCCAAGCGGCCCTACTTCACGGTGGATGAGGCAGAGGCCCGTCAGGACGGCTACGGGGACCGGACTCTGGGCTACCAGTACGACCCGGAGCAGCTGGACTTGGCCGAGAACATGGTTTCTCAGAACGACGGGTCTTTCATTTCCAAGAAAGAGTGGTACGTGTAG